From a single Oligoflexia bacterium genomic region:
- a CDS encoding sigma-54 dependent transcriptional regulator has protein sequence MKQPAKILVVDDESSIRQSLSAILEDEGFDVYVASDGAQALQLMSQELPDAVLLDIWMPGIDGLEVLKEAKKKYPGLQFIIMSGHGTIETAVKATKLGAFDFIEKPISLEKVVIVLNNLLSMSRLKAENTQLLNKVKKDITLVGESVPMNALRSMIARVAPTNSWVLITGENGTGKELVAQNIHYQSVRAARAFVEVNCAAIPEELIESELFGHERGAFTGATQQKKGKFDMAHGGTLFLDEIGDMSLKTQAKILRILQEQRFERVGGTDTIIADVRVIAATNKNLEQEIKSGRFREDLFYRLNVIPFKVPALRDRSSDIPILAKNFLDDFARESGTRKKAFTEEAFVKLLSFDWPGNVRELRNFVERVFILTPTDLIDVSDIQQVGIGFSETDKTFEVNPMAIESNYARTLREARAEFEKEFILKRLEENQGNVSRTAEVIGVERSHLHRKMKSYGIEV, from the coding sequence ATGAAGCAGCCAGCTAAAATTCTCGTTGTCGACGATGAATCAAGTATTCGCCAATCACTCTCAGCTATTTTAGAAGATGAAGGTTTTGATGTTTATGTCGCAAGCGATGGGGCTCAAGCGCTTCAACTCATGTCGCAAGAACTACCCGATGCTGTTTTACTTGATATTTGGATGCCTGGCATTGATGGGCTTGAAGTTTTAAAAGAAGCTAAGAAAAAATATCCTGGCTTGCAATTTATTATCATGTCAGGTCATGGAACCATTGAAACCGCAGTTAAGGCCACAAAGCTTGGGGCTTTTGATTTTATAGAAAAGCCCATCAGTTTAGAGAAGGTCGTCATTGTTTTAAATAATCTTTTAAGTATGTCACGCCTCAAAGCTGAAAACACACAGCTATTAAATAAGGTCAAAAAAGATATCACACTCGTTGGTGAGAGCGTGCCCATGAATGCGCTTCGCTCAATGATTGCTCGTGTGGCTCCAACAAATAGTTGGGTGCTTATCACTGGTGAAAATGGTACGGGTAAAGAACTTGTAGCCCAAAACATTCATTATCAAAGTGTTAGAGCCGCTCGTGCTTTTGTCGAAGTGAATTGTGCTGCAATTCCTGAAGAGCTTATCGAAAGTGAACTTTTTGGCCACGAACGTGGGGCCTTCACGGGTGCCACTCAGCAGAAAAAAGGCAAATTTGACATGGCTCATGGCGGAACCCTTTTTCTTGATGAAATAGGAGACATGAGTCTTAAAACCCAAGCAAAAATTTTGCGCATTCTTCAAGAACAACGTTTTGAAAGAGTGGGTGGAACAGACACGATCATCGCAGATGTGAGAGTAATTGCAGCTACGAATAAAAATCTAGAACAAGAAATTAAATCCGGAAGATTTAGAGAAGATCTTTTTTATCGACTCAATGTTATTCCGTTTAAAGTCCCAGCACTTCGTGATCGATCAAGCGATATCCCTATTCTTGCTAAAAACTTTTTGGATGATTTTGCTCGAGAAAGCGGTACGCGCAAAAAAGCCTTCACCGAAGAAGCATTTGTTAAGCTTTTATCATTTGATTGGCCGGGAAACGTGCGTGAACTTAGAAATTTTGTAGAGCGTGTTTTTATTCTTACACCTACTGATCTTATTGATGTGTCTGATATTCAGCAAGTCGGCATCGGATTTAGCGAAACTGATAAAACCTTTGAAGTAAATCCAATGGCTATAGAGTCTAATTATGCCCGCACGTTGCGAGAAGCTAGAGCCGAATTTGAAAAAGAATTTATTCTAAAGCGTCTCGAAGAAAATCAAGGAAATGTCAGCAGAACGGCTGAAGTAATCGGTGTAGAAAGATCCCATCTTCACCGCAAGATGAAATCATACGGCATCGAGGTTTAA
- a CDS encoding proline--tRNA ligase, giving the protein MKLTNYFLHTVKESPSDAEIESHRLLIRGGFIKKVAPGIYSYLPLGLRSIRKFENIVRDEMNRAGAIEILMPMVQPRELWDETNRWEVMGKGLLKFKDRNEHDMCLGATHEEVVTDIVRREVKSYRDLPVNLYQIQAKYRDEIRARFGLMRGKEFIMKDAYSFDVSREAALKSYETMFNAYKRIYKRCGLEFRTVKADAGAIGGSQTHEFQVLASSGEDQIMACDKCEYASNIEVTPVIEKRQQSKPSGAKPEKFATPGLKTIDDLAKSLNVSANNLVKTLFYRITKDKFLCVVLRGDDELNEIKLKNLYNLPMNPELANDQEVFQITGAHPGSCGPVGLKIAVVCEDGLKSLSDWVVGANEDGFHLKNINVDIDFKSARWADLRKAKEGDPCPDCADGKLKSHRGIEVGHVFYLGDKYSKSMKATFLDEKGKAQYCEMGCYGIGIGRTVQAAIEQSHDKDGMIWPLPLAPFQVLICLLDVTDTETNSVAQNLYKELSSDGVEVLLDDRDERPGIKFKDADLLGIPLRVNVGKKSLAENNQVEIVDRKSKSVNKITASDAAPHIKKWITQKEAEYRS; this is encoded by the coding sequence ATGAAACTCACAAATTATTTTTTACACACGGTGAAAGAATCCCCAAGCGATGCCGAGATTGAAAGTCATCGCCTTTTAATCCGGGGAGGGTTCATTAAGAAGGTAGCTCCCGGAATCTACAGTTATTTGCCATTAGGTCTTCGATCCATAAGAAAATTTGAAAACATAGTGCGTGATGAGATGAACCGTGCAGGTGCCATTGAGATTTTAATGCCAATGGTACAGCCTCGAGAACTATGGGATGAAACCAATCGCTGGGAAGTCATGGGTAAAGGGCTTTTAAAATTCAAAGACCGAAATGAGCATGACATGTGTTTAGGTGCAACCCACGAAGAGGTTGTGACCGATATTGTTCGTCGTGAAGTGAAAAGTTATCGTGATTTACCGGTCAATCTTTATCAAATTCAAGCAAAGTACCGAGATGAAATCAGAGCAAGATTTGGTCTCATGCGCGGCAAAGAATTTATTATGAAAGATGCCTATAGCTTTGATGTAAGTCGTGAAGCAGCCTTGAAAAGTTATGAGACTATGTTTAATGCTTATAAACGAATTTACAAACGTTGTGGGCTTGAATTTCGTACTGTCAAAGCTGACGCCGGCGCAATTGGTGGAAGTCAAACCCATGAATTTCAAGTTTTAGCATCAAGTGGTGAAGATCAAATCATGGCGTGTGACAAATGTGAATACGCCTCAAACATTGAGGTCACACCCGTTATTGAAAAACGCCAGCAATCAAAACCAAGTGGTGCAAAACCTGAAAAATTTGCGACTCCAGGTTTAAAAACCATTGATGATTTAGCAAAATCTCTAAATGTCAGTGCAAATAATTTGGTGAAAACACTTTTTTATCGCATCACAAAAGATAAATTTCTCTGCGTAGTTTTGCGTGGTGATGATGAGCTCAACGAAATCAAACTTAAAAATCTTTATAATCTTCCGATGAACCCTGAGCTCGCAAATGATCAAGAGGTATTCCAAATTACAGGTGCACATCCCGGTAGTTGTGGTCCGGTTGGTCTTAAAATCGCTGTTGTTTGTGAAGATGGCTTAAAATCATTAAGTGATTGGGTTGTAGGTGCCAACGAAGATGGTTTTCATCTCAAAAACATAAATGTCGACATAGATTTTAAATCTGCTCGTTGGGCCGATTTAAGAAAAGCAAAAGAAGGGGATCCCTGCCCTGATTGTGCTGATGGAAAATTAAAAAGTCATCGTGGTATTGAAGTGGGGCATGTTTTTTATCTGGGTGATAAATACAGTAAGAGCATGAAAGCGACGTTTCTCGATGAAAAAGGAAAAGCTCAGTATTGTGAAATGGGTTGTTACGGAATCGGTATCGGAAGAACTGTGCAAGCTGCAATAGAGCAAAGTCATGATAAAGACGGTATGATTTGGCCCCTTCCATTAGCTCCATTTCAAGTTCTTATTTGCCTATTAGATGTGACTGATACTGAAACAAATTCGGTAGCCCAGAATTTATACAAAGAACTTAGCAGTGATGGTGTTGAGGTTTTATTAGATGATCGTGATGAGCGTCCTGGAATAAAATTTAAAGATGCCGATCTTTTGGGCATTCCACTGCGAGTAAATGTGGGGAAAAAATCACTTGCGGAGAATAACCAAGTGGAGATTGTCGACAGAAAATCAAAGTCGGTAAATAAAATCACAGCTTCAGATGCAGCACCTCATATTAAAAAATGGATAACCCAAAAAGAAGCTGAGTACAGGTCTTAA
- the pyrF gene encoding orotidine-5'-phosphate decarboxylase yields MNNPIIVALDLDDVEKARKLTEKLAPYVGGFKFGPRLTLRCERSFLKELSSQAILFIDHKFFDIPSTTVANVKVAAELGAHWVTVHALNGPHCLQELAALEIEIRKTKKDFRILAVTVLTSFSKETLPPIWKDQSISQSVIDLAKSVHQQGLHSLVCSAEEIEVLKKQNQDTFLVVPGIRPEGSASNDQNRMATPIQALKRGASALVIGRPIIDDKDPIEAAKRIFESIQNHTVQKAADR; encoded by the coding sequence ATGAATAATCCCATCATCGTTGCGCTTGATTTAGATGACGTAGAAAAAGCACGCAAACTTACAGAAAAATTAGCGCCTTATGTGGGGGGATTTAAATTTGGCCCTCGTTTAACATTGAGGTGTGAACGTAGTTTTTTAAAAGAATTGTCGTCTCAAGCCATTCTTTTTATAGATCATAAATTTTTCGACATTCCATCTACAACTGTAGCAAATGTAAAAGTCGCTGCTGAGTTAGGTGCTCATTGGGTAACGGTGCATGCGCTTAATGGTCCACATTGTCTTCAAGAATTAGCAGCCTTAGAAATAGAAATTCGTAAAACAAAAAAAGATTTTAGAATTTTAGCGGTAACTGTATTGACCAGTTTTTCAAAAGAAACACTTCCGCCAATCTGGAAAGATCAATCAATCAGCCAAAGTGTAATAGATTTGGCAAAATCTGTTCACCAACAAGGTTTGCATTCTCTTGTTTGTTCCGCTGAAGAGATTGAAGTTCTCAAAAAACAAAATCAAGATACTTTTCTTGTCGTTCCAGGAATTCGCCCTGAGGGTTCAGCAAGTAATGATCAAAATCGTATGGCTACACCTATCCAAGCTTTAAAGCGAGGTGCTTCAGCCCTTGTCATAGGCCGCCCCATTATCGACGATAAAGATCCAATTGAAGCTGCAAAAAGAATTTTTGAATCAATTCAAAATCACACCGTTCAAAAAGCAGCTGACCGATGA
- a CDS encoding RNA methyltransferase — MKRIVPGIHSVTEVFRVRPKAITELWLREGDLRDDLNVFYLEAQKKHIKVKRVSQAGLDRQVATHQGVIAFVDGGPPWPTGRELNGFKEGLILALDHIEDPHNVGSIMRSAWNLGVLGVILTKDRSAGLAPSAQKVASGAFEHVPITEVANLHAELKALQDAGFWVYGLDESATQAIHEVEFAPKSILVIGSEEMGLRKPTLSACDATLAIPQSEGSNSFNAAVAGAIAGYEFLRQRNLSINPKNSRKKL, encoded by the coding sequence ATGAAGCGTATTGTACCTGGTATTCATTCTGTCACTGAGGTATTTCGCGTACGTCCTAAGGCCATCACAGAGCTGTGGTTGCGTGAGGGAGATTTGCGCGATGATCTCAATGTCTTTTATTTAGAAGCCCAAAAAAAGCATATAAAAGTGAAGCGTGTGAGTCAGGCGGGTTTAGATCGTCAAGTTGCGACGCATCAAGGTGTTATTGCATTTGTAGATGGTGGTCCACCATGGCCAACAGGTCGTGAGCTCAACGGATTTAAAGAAGGTTTAATCTTAGCTTTAGATCATATTGAAGACCCACATAATGTTGGCAGTATCATGCGATCTGCTTGGAATTTAGGAGTCCTTGGTGTCATTTTGACAAAAGACCGATCTGCAGGTTTAGCTCCTTCAGCTCAAAAAGTAGCCTCCGGTGCATTTGAACATGTACCAATTACAGAGGTGGCCAACCTTCATGCTGAGTTGAAAGCCTTACAAGATGCAGGATTTTGGGTTTACGGCTTAGATGAAAGTGCGACGCAAGCCATTCATGAAGTGGAGTTTGCGCCTAAATCTATCCTTGTGATCGGCTCAGAAGAGATGGGGTTGAGAAAACCCACGTTATCGGCCTGCGATGCCACTTTGGCTATTCCACAAAGTGAAGGTTCTAATTCTTTTAATGCCGCAGTTGCTGGTGCCATCGCGGGTTATGAGTTTTTAAGACAGCGGAACTTATCTATAAATCCAAAAAATTCAAGAAAAAAACTTTGA